CTGTGCCCGAACACCATCGGCATCGGCGTGAACCGCAACGGCGCATTCGCTGAATACATGACCATGCCGGCCTCGAACCTGTGGCCGATCCCGGACCAGATCCCCTCCGAGCTGGCCGCCTTCTTCGACCCCTACGGCAACGCCGCGCACTGCGCGCTGGAGTTCGACCTGATCGGTGAAGACGTGCTGATCACCGGCGCCGGCCCCATCGGCATCATCGCAGCCGGCATCGCCAAGCACGTGGGCGCCCGCAACGTGGTGGTCACCGACATCAACGACTACCGCCTGAAGCTGGCGGCGGACATGGGCGCCACCCGCGTGGTGAACGTGGCCAACCAGTCGCTGAAGGACGTGATGAAGGACCTTCACATGGAAGGCTTCGACGTGGGCCTGGAGATGAGCGGCAACCCGCGCGCCTTCAACGATATGCTCGACTGCATGTACCACGGCGGCAAGATCGCCCTACTCGGCATCCTGCCCAAGGGCGCGGGCATCGACTGGGACAAGGTGATCTTCAAGGGCCTCACCCTGCAGGGCATCTACGGCCGTCGCATGTACGAGACCTGGTACAAGATGACCCAGATGGTGCTCACGGGCTTCCCGCTGCAGAAGGTGCTGACCCACCAGATCCACATTGACGACTTCCAGAAGGGTTTCGACCTGATGGATGCCGGCAAGTGCGGCAAGGTGGTCTGCTCCTGGACCTGAGCGGATCCTGTCACACCTGGGATGTCTGCTTAGGAAATCCATCCTGAAATCTCGGCCGCCCTAGTACACTCCGGCTCAGGGCGGCCGACAGAATCGCTGGGATTGTGAAGGTGTGTGGCCCGATGGCCATGCACGGTCGGCGCGATGTCATGGGAGCATCGTGATGGCAGGCCTTTTCAGCAATCCACGTCTGGCCGCGGGACGCGACCGCGCCCTCACCATTTACAAGTCACACCGCACGCGCAAGATCGCCTTGATCTTTGCCATCGTGGTGGCCGTGTTCGGCCTGCTGGGCTTCTTCGCCGCGCCGGGCATCATCCGTAGCCAGATCGAGAAGCACGCCAGCGCCGCGCTGCAACGCCCCGTCACCCTGGGCGCCGTGCACCTCAATCCGTACACGCTGCGGCTGCAGCTGGACCAGTTGCACATCGCCGACCATGACGGCAAATCACCTTTCGTAGACATCGACCAGACGGTGATCAACGCTTCGTGGGGTTCGGTGTTTCGCCTGAAGCCCGTGCTCGATGAACTGACCGTGCAACACCCGCGCATCCGCATCGTGCGCACGGGTGACCAGCGCTTCAACTTCAGCGACATCATCGACCGCATCAACGCGACGCCCTCGGATCCGAATGCGCCGCCCACGCGCTTCTCGCTTTCCAACATCAGCGTGCACAACGGCGACATCCAGTTCGATGACGAAGCGCTGAGATCCCAGCACCGGGTGGAAAACCTGGAGCTGGGCATCCCCTTCATCGCCAACCTGCCCAGCGACACCGACGTGTTCGTGCAGCCGTTGCTGTCGATGAAGGTGGACGGCAGCCCGCTGCGCATCGACGGCCACACCAAGCCGTTCGCGGACAGTCGTGAATCGACCGTCGACTTCAGGCTCGACCGGCTCGATCTTGCGCGCTACATGAGCTACGTGCCCACGAAGCTGCCGGTGGCCATACCCAAGGGCTTCGTCAGTGGCGACCTCACCCTGCACTTCGTCCAGGCCAAGCCGACGCCGCAGCTGCAACTCACCGGCAAGGTGGAGCTGGACGACTTTGCCCTCAACAGCAGCGATGGCCAGGCCATCCTGAGCCTTGGCAAGGGCAATGCCGATCTCGCCGACGTGCAGCCGCTGCAATCACGTTATGCGCTGGGCGCACTGACGCTCGACCAGGCGCAGCTCTATGTCACCTCGACGGCGGATGGCCACAGCAATTTCGACACGCTGACGGCGCCTCCGGCCCAGCCCCCCGCCGCCGACACCAAGGCCCAGCCGACCGACCTGCGCAT
This genomic interval from Dyella japonica A8 contains the following:
- the tdh gene encoding L-threonine 3-dehydrogenase; this translates as MPQMMKALVKRNPEQGIWMEEVPVPEVGPNEVLIKMEKTAICGTDLHIYKWDDWSQRTIKPGLTIGHEFVGRIMEIGPGVTGYKVGDRVSAEGHIVCGHCRNCRAGRQHLCPNTIGIGVNRNGAFAEYMTMPASNLWPIPDQIPSELAAFFDPYGNAAHCALEFDLIGEDVLITGAGPIGIIAAGIAKHVGARNVVVTDINDYRLKLAADMGATRVVNVANQSLKDVMKDLHMEGFDVGLEMSGNPRAFNDMLDCMYHGGKIALLGILPKGAGIDWDKVIFKGLTLQGIYGRRMYETWYKMTQMVLTGFPLQKVLTHQIHIDDFQKGFDLMDAGKCGKVVCSWT